In Xylanibacter ruminicola 23, a single genomic region encodes these proteins:
- the recA gene encoding recombinase RecA: MAKEKDEALSPQQEKLKALQAAMSKIEKDYGKGSIMRMGDEQIDNVEVIPTGSIGLNAALGVGGYPKGRIIEIYGPESSGKTTLAIHAIAECQKNGGIAAFIDAEHAFDRFYAAHLGVDVENLYISQPDNGEQALEIADQLIRSSAIDIIVIDSVAALTPKKEIEGDMGDSAVGLQARLMSQALRKLTSTISKTNTTCIFINQLREKIGVMFGNPETTTGGNALKFYASVRLDIRKVTAIKDGDNIIGNQVRVKVIKNKVAPPFRKAEFEITFGEGISKIGEIVDLGVEYEIIKKSGSWFSYGDSKLAQGRDAVKALLKDNPELCEELEAKIMEAIADKK, translated from the coding sequence ATGGCAAAAGAAAAAGATGAGGCCTTGTCGCCTCAGCAGGAGAAGTTGAAAGCGCTTCAGGCCGCCATGTCGAAGATTGAGAAAGACTATGGTAAGGGCTCGATTATGCGCATGGGAGACGAGCAGATAGATAATGTAGAAGTTATCCCAACAGGTTCGATAGGTTTGAATGCAGCCTTAGGTGTAGGTGGCTACCCCAAAGGTCGTATCATCGAGATATATGGTCCCGAGTCGTCAGGTAAAACCACACTGGCCATCCACGCTATTGCCGAGTGCCAGAAGAATGGTGGTATTGCCGCTTTCATCGATGCCGAGCATGCTTTCGACCGTTTCTATGCAGCCCACCTGGGTGTTGATGTAGAGAACCTCTATATCTCACAGCCCGATAATGGTGAGCAGGCTCTGGAGATTGCCGACCAGTTGATTCGTTCGAGTGCTATCGATATCATCGTCATCGACTCTGTAGCCGCTCTGACTCCTAAGAAGGAGATTGAGGGCGATATGGGTGATTCTGCAGTTGGTCTGCAGGCCCGTCTGATGAGCCAGGCACTCCGCAAGCTCACCTCAACCATCTCGAAGACTAACACTACCTGTATCTTCATCAACCAGTTGCGTGAGAAGATTGGTGTAATGTTCGGTAACCCCGAAACTACCACAGGTGGTAACGCCCTGAAGTTCTACGCTTCAGTACGTCTGGATATCCGCAAGGTTACTGCCATTAAGGATGGCGACAACATCATTGGTAACCAGGTACGCGTAAAGGTGATTAAGAATAAGGTAGCTCCCCCATTCCGCAAGGCCGAATTCGAGATTACCTTTGGCGAGGGCATCTCAAAGATTGGCGAGATTGTAGATCTGGGTGTTGAGTACGAGATTATCAAGAAGAGTGGTTCATGGTTCAGCTATGGCGACTCGAAGTTGGCTCAGGGCCGTGATGCAGTAAAAGCGCTGCTCAAGGATAATCCAGAGCTTTGCGAGGAACTCGAAGCAAAGATTATGGAAGCTATCGCTGACAAGAAATAA
- a CDS encoding saccharopine dehydrogenase family protein, protein MAKVLMIGAGGVATVAAFKIAQNADVFTEFMIASRRKAKCDKIVEDIHKAGYKMDIKTAQVDADDVEQLKVLFNDFKPELVINLALPYQDLTIMDACLACGCNYLDTANYEPKDEAHFEYSWQWAYRERFEKAGLTAILGCGFDPGVTSIYTAYAAKHHFKEIQYLDIVDCNAGDHHKAFATNFNPEINIREITQKGLYWEDGKWVETEPLEIHKDLTYPEIGPRDSYLLHHEEIESLVINYPTIKRARFWMTFGQQYLKHLEVIQNIGMSRIDEVEYEAPLADGTGTAKVKIVPLQFLKAVLPNPQDLGENYEGQTSIGCRIRGIGNDGKEHTYYVYNNCSHRAAYEETGMQGVSYTTGVPAMIGAMMFCKGLWNTPGVHNVEEFDPDPFMEQLNKQGLPWHEIHDGDLEL, encoded by the coding sequence ATGGCAAAAGTATTAATGATTGGCGCTGGTGGCGTGGCTACCGTTGCAGCGTTTAAGATTGCTCAGAACGCTGACGTGTTTACAGAGTTTATGATTGCTAGTCGCCGTAAGGCTAAGTGTGATAAAATTGTGGAGGATATCCACAAGGCTGGATATAAAATGGATATTAAGACCGCTCAGGTTGATGCAGATGATGTAGAGCAGCTCAAGGTGCTGTTCAACGATTTCAAGCCCGAGCTGGTTATCAACCTGGCCCTGCCCTATCAGGACCTGACTATTATGGATGCTTGCTTGGCTTGCGGTTGCAACTATCTCGATACAGCCAACTACGAGCCAAAGGACGAGGCTCACTTTGAGTACTCATGGCAGTGGGCTTATCGCGAGCGCTTTGAGAAGGCAGGACTGACAGCTATCTTGGGCTGCGGTTTCGACCCAGGTGTTACTTCAATCTACACCGCTTATGCTGCCAAGCATCACTTCAAGGAGATTCAGTATCTGGATATTGTTGACTGTAACGCTGGCGACCACCACAAGGCTTTCGCTACCAACTTCAACCCAGAGATCAATATCCGCGAGATTACCCAGAAGGGACTGTACTGGGAAGATGGCAAGTGGGTTGAGACTGAGCCTCTGGAGATTCACAAGGATCTTACCTATCCAGAGATCGGTCCTCGCGACAGCTACCTGCTGCACCACGAGGAAATCGAGAGTCTGGTTATCAACTACCCCACCATCAAGCGTGCACGTTTCTGGATGACCTTCGGTCAGCAGTATCTGAAGCACCTCGAGGTGATTCAGAACATTGGCATGAGCCGTATCGACGAGGTAGAATACGAGGCACCATTGGCCGATGGTACTGGTACTGCCAAGGTAAAAATTGTACCTCTGCAGTTCCTGAAGGCTGTGCTGCCTAACCCACAGGATCTTGGCGAGAACTACGAGGGACAAACCTCTATCGGCTGCCGCATCCGTGGTATTGGCAACGATGGCAAGGAGCACACCTATTATGTATACAACAACTGCAGCCACCGTGCCGCCTACGAGGAGACCGGTATGCAGGGTGTTAGCTATACCACAGGTGTACCAGCGATGATTGGTGCCATGATGTTCTGCAAGGGTCTTTGGAACACCCCAGGCGTTCACAACGTAGAGGAGTTCGATCCCGATCCATTCATGGAGCAGCTCAACAAGCAGGGTCTGCCTTGGCATGAGATCCACGATGGCGACTTGGAATTATAA
- a CDS encoding DUF6621 family protein, whose translation MNNELNNEVKWSDNVVLVDADYVDTVAFNLIVNFERMIGRRIPQADIAKWLDCVALDGGVREGENDIQVILIHQKDQQQMKNFVPGNYANDLSEKAFKDHLGEFTINAYQPEEFAKTGDFFCEVLELVCAQKNIKRLMVIPNAEDASIYNKVRETLRHADDDDKRITVFSMQPQTGGNYRQEILGYSLMAALGIKADEIKD comes from the coding sequence ATGAACAACGAACTGAATAATGAAGTAAAGTGGAGTGACAACGTGGTACTGGTAGATGCAGACTACGTTGACACTGTGGCATTTAATCTCATTGTTAACTTCGAGCGCATGATTGGAAGACGCATTCCACAGGCAGATATCGCCAAGTGGCTTGACTGCGTGGCACTCGATGGCGGCGTGAGAGAGGGTGAGAACGATATACAGGTAATCCTGATTCACCAGAAGGACCAGCAGCAGATGAAAAACTTCGTACCAGGAAACTATGCTAACGACTTGAGCGAAAAGGCATTCAAGGATCATCTGGGCGAGTTTACCATCAATGCCTACCAGCCCGAAGAGTTTGCCAAGACTGGCGATTTCTTTTGCGAGGTACTCGAACTGGTTTGCGCCCAGAAGAACATTAAGCGCCTGATGGTGATTCCTAATGCCGAAGATGCCTCTATATATAATAAGGTACGCGAGACGTTGCGCCATGCCGACGATGATGACAAGCGCATCACCGTGTTCAGCATGCAGCCACAAACAGGCGGCAACTATCGTCAGGAAATCTTAGGCTACTCGCTGATGGCAGCACTCGGTATCAAAGCCGACGAGATTAAAGATTAA
- the nhaD gene encoding sodium:proton antiporter NhaD, with translation MSTLTILIVVVFCIGYLCIALESLTKVNKAAIALLMCVLCWTLLMLDPMSYYPSLLGSDVMHHISEVIEHHLGDAAGTLFFLMGAMTIVEIVDSNGGFNFVRDAIKTRSKRKLMWRMAFMTFFLSAILDNLTTSIVMIMVLRKLVQSRNDRLIYAALVVISANSGGAFSPIGDVTTIMLWIKGVITTQGVLTEIFIPSLISMLVPAFILQYQLEGKFDKEQNLPKADVSTFTKSQRDIIFWLGVGGLCFVPIFKTITHLPPFMGILLVLGLLWTVTEIFHYSASDDDTMAKRVSDLLSRIDLSTIMFFLGILMAVAVLQEVGVLTMLGGVLDTTFEGNHFLVTGIIGVLSSIVDNVPLVAGCMGMYPVAATGDMAIDGIFWQLLAYCAGVGGSMLIIGSAAGVVVMGLEKITFGWYMKKITWVAFVGYLAGILTYWVERALFF, from the coding sequence ATGTCAACATTAACAATTTTGATTGTCGTTGTGTTCTGTATAGGCTATCTTTGTATAGCTCTTGAGAGCCTGACAAAAGTAAATAAAGCGGCTATTGCGCTGCTGATGTGTGTGCTGTGCTGGACACTGCTTATGCTCGATCCAATGTCGTATTATCCCAGCTTACTGGGCAGTGATGTGATGCACCACATATCCGAAGTTATCGAACATCATTTGGGCGATGCCGCAGGTACCTTGTTCTTCCTGATGGGTGCCATGACCATCGTAGAGATTGTAGACTCAAACGGTGGTTTTAACTTTGTTCGCGATGCCATAAAGACACGCTCTAAGCGTAAGCTGATGTGGCGAATGGCCTTTATGACCTTCTTCCTTTCAGCTATTCTTGATAACCTAACAACATCTATCGTGATGATTATGGTGCTGCGTAAGTTGGTTCAGAGTCGTAACGACCGATTGATCTATGCAGCTCTGGTTGTTATCTCGGCTAACTCGGGAGGCGCATTCTCGCCTATTGGCGATGTAACCACCATCATGCTTTGGATTAAGGGCGTTATTACTACTCAGGGTGTGCTGACCGAAATCTTTATCCCATCGCTGATTTCTATGCTGGTACCTGCCTTTATCCTGCAGTATCAGTTGGAAGGCAAGTTTGATAAGGAGCAGAATCTGCCAAAGGCCGATGTCAGTACCTTTACCAAGTCGCAGCGCGACATCATCTTCTGGCTGGGTGTAGGCGGTCTGTGCTTTGTGCCCATCTTCAAGACGATTACTCATCTGCCTCCATTCATGGGCATCCTGCTTGTTCTGGGTCTGCTTTGGACAGTTACAGAGATCTTCCACTACAGTGCTTCGGATGATGACACCATGGCCAAGCGTGTAAGCGATCTGCTGTCGCGTATCGACCTGTCTACCATTATGTTCTTCCTGGGAATCCTGATGGCTGTAGCCGTACTGCAGGAGGTTGGCGTACTCACCATGCTGGGTGGCGTACTTGATACCACTTTCGAGGGTAATCACTTCCTGGTAACAGGTATTATCGGTGTGCTCTCGTCGATTGTTGATAATGTGCCTCTGGTAGCCGGATGTATGGGTATGTATCCTGTGGCTGCTACTGGCGATATGGCTATCGATGGTATCTTCTGGCAGTTGCTGGCCTACTGTGCTGGTGTGGGCGGTTCAATGCTTATCATCGGATCGGCTGCTGGCGTGGTTGTGATGGGCCTCGAGAAGATTACCTTTGGCTGGTATATGAAGAAGATTACCTGGGTGGCTTTTGTGGGCTATCTGGCAGGTATTCTTACTTACTGGGTTGAAAGAGCATTGTTCTTCTAA